From Pedobacter cryoconitis, one genomic window encodes:
- a CDS encoding PAS domain-containing hybrid sensor histidine kinase/response regulator, whose amino-acid sequence MNYHKLLSRQIKKYLPEELSSNPAILIFLSIINDSYTTLERETELAERAFHISEEQYVTLNSKLKHELEVKKLSVEKLKSAVGFFGSETEKDSDDLLMIAQQLHDEINQRKKSEAALKSSEGLWQFALEGAGDGVWEYNFQNQEVFFSKQYKKMLGYTDEEFKNETSEWFNRIHPDDLELVNKIDQDYAEGKILSHQREFRLRHKDGHYLWILDRGMVIAFTKDKSPERIVGTHTDITERKLAEQALKINEEKYRGIIANMNLGLIEVDNNEIIQYANDSFCSMSGFTQTELMKRKASDVLILNEETKRKIQQKNELRKQGISDTYEVSVNHKNGKKRWWLISAAPRYNDNAVLVGSIGIHLDITQQKGLELELINAKEQAEASTQAKEMFLANMSHEIRTPMNAILGMSNQLRKTHLDREQSFFLNTIKAAADNLLVIINDILDLSKIDAGKLTIENIGFEIQPLIMRVIQVMNHKAEEKGIVITSSFWDPQLQNVLIGDPYRINQVLLNLVSNSIKFTSKGSVDLTCKLIKENTVNQWIKITVQDTGVGMDQSFIERLFDNFSQEDATVTRKYGGTGLGMSITKRLIELMDGKIEVDSKKNAGTKISILLKLNKGKLEDLPQSEITETDPGILKGKVILITDDNEINRLLASTILQAYGAEILEATNGLEAIEQTINCTPDLILMDIQMPVMDGMEAIREIRKKMSVSIPAIALTALALKGDNQKCLEAGFNDYLSKPFEEMQLLNIVSVWLGKKVNQLTAPNISTVIETPLYDLTQLNTIARGNMDFIKKMKCLFKEQAPDSVNEMKAAYLKNDYVLMAKIAHRMKPSVDTMGIISLKEVLKEIEESAHAEGTSLRMDNLLWNLENTISKVIIKL is encoded by the coding sequence ATGAATTACCATAAACTGTTATCCCGTCAAATAAAAAAATACCTGCCTGAAGAATTATCTTCTAACCCAGCCATACTTATCTTCCTATCTATCATCAACGACTCCTATACAACTTTAGAAAGAGAAACAGAATTAGCTGAACGGGCTTTTCATATTAGTGAAGAGCAGTATGTAACACTAAACAGCAAATTGAAACATGAACTCGAAGTAAAAAAATTATCTGTCGAAAAATTAAAGTCTGCCGTAGGTTTTTTTGGTTCAGAAACAGAAAAAGATTCCGATGATCTGTTAATGATAGCGCAGCAACTTCATGATGAGATTAACCAGAGAAAGAAGAGTGAAGCGGCATTAAAATCAAGCGAAGGCTTATGGCAATTTGCTTTAGAAGGTGCAGGTGACGGCGTATGGGAATATAACTTTCAAAATCAGGAAGTTTTTTTTTCCAAACAATACAAAAAAATGTTAGGCTATACAGATGAGGAATTTAAAAATGAGACTTCTGAGTGGTTTAATCGCATTCATCCTGATGACCTCGAGCTCGTTAATAAAATCGATCAGGATTATGCGGAAGGAAAAATATTAAGTCATCAGCGTGAGTTCAGGTTAAGACATAAAGATGGGCACTATTTATGGATATTAGACCGGGGTATGGTCATTGCTTTTACAAAAGATAAATCTCCTGAACGAATTGTTGGTACCCATACAGACATTACTGAAAGAAAGCTTGCCGAACAGGCCTTAAAGATTAATGAAGAAAAATATAGAGGAATAATCGCCAATATGAACCTTGGGTTAATCGAAGTAGACAACAATGAGATTATACAATATGCCAATGATAGTTTCTGCTCCATGAGTGGCTTCACTCAGACAGAATTAATGAAAAGAAAAGCTTCAGATGTATTAATTCTAAATGAAGAAACGAAAAGAAAAATTCAACAAAAAAATGAACTTAGAAAACAGGGCATCTCGGATACCTATGAAGTTTCAGTAAATCATAAAAACGGAAAAAAAAGATGGTGGCTGATCAGTGCCGCTCCCAGATATAATGACAATGCAGTCTTAGTGGGTTCAATTGGGATACACCTCGATATTACACAACAAAAGGGACTTGAACTTGAGCTGATCAATGCTAAGGAGCAGGCCGAAGCTTCCACCCAGGCAAAGGAAATGTTTCTGGCCAATATGAGCCACGAAATACGAACACCTATGAATGCGATTCTAGGAATGTCTAATCAACTTAGAAAAACCCATTTAGATCGGGAACAATCATTTTTCTTAAACACGATAAAAGCAGCAGCAGATAATTTACTGGTAATCATTAATGATATTTTAGATCTCAGTAAAATCGATGCAGGTAAGCTTACAATTGAAAATATTGGTTTTGAAATACAGCCACTTATCATGAGAGTAATACAAGTCATGAACCATAAGGCAGAAGAAAAAGGGATTGTAATAACGAGTTCATTCTGGGATCCACAATTACAAAATGTATTAATTGGTGATCCATACAGAATAAATCAGGTTCTTCTTAACCTGGTAAGTAACTCGATCAAATTTACCAGTAAAGGAAGTGTCGATCTGACTTGCAAACTAATCAAAGAAAATACAGTAAATCAATGGATAAAAATCACTGTACAAGATACCGGAGTAGGTATGGACCAGTCATTTATAGAAAGACTTTTCGATAATTTCTCTCAGGAGGATGCTACTGTTACAAGAAAGTATGGTGGTACTGGTCTTGGAATGAGTATTACAAAAAGATTGATAGAATTGATGGATGGTAAGATCGAAGTAGATAGTAAAAAAAATGCGGGCACTAAGATTTCTATCCTGCTGAAATTAAACAAAGGGAAACTTGAAGATTTACCTCAAAGCGAGATTACTGAAACTGATCCTGGAATTCTTAAAGGAAAAGTGATTCTGATAACAGACGACAATGAGATCAATCGTTTACTTGCCTCCACTATTTTACAAGCCTATGGAGCTGAAATATTGGAAGCAACAAATGGTTTGGAAGCAATTGAACAGACGATAAATTGTACTCCCGACCTAATCTTAATGGACATTCAGATGCCAGTAATGGATGGTATGGAGGCTATCAGAGAAATACGAAAAAAAATGAGCGTAAGCATACCAGCTATTGCCTTAACGGCCTTGGCACTGAAAGGAGACAATCAAAAATGCCTGGAGGCAGGATTCAATGATTATCTATCAAAGCCATTCGAAGAGATGCAGCTTTTGAATATTGTCTCAGTTTGGCTTGGTAAAAAAGTAAATCAATTAACAGCGCCTAATATCAGTACAGTAATTGAGACTCCTTTATACGATCTGACACAACTGAATACCATTGCCAGGGGTAATATGGATTTTATTAAAAAAATGAAATGTCTTTTCAAAGAACAGGCACCTGATTCAGTTAATGAAATGAAGGCTGCCTATTTAAAAAATGATTACGTTCTTATGGCAAAGATTGCACATAGAATGAAGCCTTCAGTTGATACTATGGGGATCATTTCCCTGAAAGAAGTACTGAAAGAAATTGAGGAGTCAGCTCATGCTGAGGGTACATCATTAAGGATGGACAATCTCCTGTGGAACCTCGAAAATACGATATCAAAAGTGATCATTAAATTATAG
- a CDS encoding FIST signal transduction protein, which yields MNASSFQFLDNKWQQHPSYPIVKPNQIRLVLCFAGKERIEETNIYQSLHIEFPNAELMICSTAGEIYQQNVQDQSIICVALEFENTVLKTSSVSIQDFPDSYSAAAKLIDNLPKEELCYLMVFSDGSLVNGSELVKGLNKATGNKVLITGGLAGDGPNFKSTLLGLNKSPSEGQIVVIGFYGKNLLVTHGSEGGWDMFGLEKEITKSKANVLYEIDHENALELYKKYLGPEIENLPGASLLFPLSVTIPGIEKPVVRTILSIDETLKSMTFAGDVPVGSKVKFMRGNFDKLTAAAAIAAQKTIPFGKPNPDFSLLISCVGRKLILGSRAEEEVEAVSEIFENKTPIAGFYAYGEISPFNEGGDCQLHNQTMTITSFYELP from the coding sequence ATGAATGCATCATCGTTTCAGTTTTTAGATAATAAATGGCAACAGCATCCATCCTATCCTATCGTTAAACCTAATCAGATACGACTTGTGTTATGTTTTGCAGGTAAAGAAAGGATTGAGGAAACGAATATTTATCAAAGTTTGCACATTGAGTTTCCTAATGCTGAGCTTATGATATGCAGTACCGCCGGAGAAATATATCAGCAAAACGTCCAGGATCAATCTATAATATGTGTTGCACTGGAATTTGAAAACACCGTGCTCAAAACATCCTCAGTATCCATTCAGGATTTCCCGGATAGTTACAGTGCTGCTGCAAAATTAATTGATAATCTTCCAAAAGAAGAGCTTTGTTATCTTATGGTTTTTTCTGATGGTAGCCTGGTTAACGGAAGTGAACTCGTGAAAGGACTTAACAAAGCCACAGGAAATAAAGTACTGATTACCGGCGGTCTGGCGGGTGATGGACCCAATTTTAAATCCACCTTGCTTGGGTTAAATAAATCACCATCAGAAGGCCAGATTGTTGTTATTGGCTTCTACGGAAAAAACTTATTAGTTACTCACGGCTCAGAAGGGGGGTGGGATATGTTTGGACTTGAGAAAGAAATCACCAAATCTAAAGCAAATGTTTTGTATGAAATTGATCATGAAAATGCACTTGAATTATATAAAAAGTATTTAGGTCCCGAAATAGAAAATCTTCCTGGCGCATCTCTGCTATTTCCACTTTCAGTAACTATACCTGGAATTGAGAAACCCGTTGTCCGAACTATTTTATCAATTGATGAAACCCTCAAAAGCATGACATTTGCCGGAGATGTACCTGTCGGATCAAAAGTAAAGTTTATGAGAGGTAATTTTGATAAATTGACCGCGGCGGCAGCTATTGCTGCTCAAAAAACCATCCCTTTCGGAAAACCCAATCCCGACTTCTCTTTGCTGATCAGCTGTGTTGGCCGTAAGCTGATTCTGGGTTCCCGTGCAGAAGAGGAAGTGGAGGCTGTAAGTGAAATATTTGAAAATAAGACTCCTATTGCAGGTTTTTATGCCTATGGAGAAATATCGCCATTTAATGAAGGTGGGGATTGTCAATTACATAACCAGACCATGACTATAACTTCTTTTTATGAATTACCATAA
- a CDS encoding DUF1972 domain-containing protein, which produces MKNKKIAIIGTVGLPAKYGGFETLAEHLVEHLGSKWDISVYCSSKSYPKQERVKIYKNARLLYLPFKANGIQSIIYDCISILHAIFYADVLLILGVSGGFILPFVRFFTNKKILISIDGIEWKRNKWSKIGRLYLWMAEWIAVKSSHADIADNESIQDYTAIRYKTLSNIIEYGADHTININSTDADKKNYPFLKMPYAFKVCRIEPENNIDMVLKAFSMLPKHILVIVGNWNNSDYGIEMKNQYGNFPNIILLDPIYEQQALDVLRSNCYVYIHGHSAGGTNPSLVEAMFLGLPVIAYGVAYNKTTTEGKAMYFSTMNELITLIKGKTIKDLKQSALVMKEIANRRYTWKLIADKYEYMIIEVIRTSEKKKLTSSFTTLLNKKRLLELELGHLQSTVHFYEKR; this is translated from the coding sequence ATGAAAAATAAAAAAATTGCCATAATCGGTACAGTAGGCTTACCTGCAAAATATGGTGGCTTTGAAACTCTTGCAGAACACCTGGTAGAGCATTTAGGAAGCAAATGGGACATTTCGGTTTATTGCTCCTCTAAATCATATCCTAAACAAGAGCGGGTAAAAATATATAAAAATGCCAGGCTGTTATATTTACCTTTTAAAGCAAATGGAATTCAGAGCATAATATATGACTGCATCAGTATTTTACATGCAATATTTTATGCCGATGTACTGTTAATTCTGGGTGTTAGCGGGGGATTTATACTTCCGTTTGTCAGATTTTTCACCAACAAAAAGATTTTGATTTCCATTGATGGTATAGAATGGAAACGTAATAAATGGAGTAAAATAGGCCGTTTATATCTTTGGATGGCTGAATGGATTGCAGTTAAATCCTCCCACGCAGATATTGCAGATAATGAATCTATTCAGGATTATACTGCCATCCGGTACAAAACCTTAAGTAATATCATAGAATACGGTGCAGATCATACCATCAATATAAATTCGACGGATGCGGACAAAAAGAATTATCCGTTTTTAAAAATGCCTTATGCATTTAAGGTTTGTAGAATTGAACCTGAAAACAACATAGATATGGTACTTAAAGCCTTTTCTATGCTCCCAAAACATATACTGGTCATAGTTGGAAACTGGAATAACAGCGACTACGGCATAGAGATGAAAAATCAATATGGCAATTTTCCGAACATCATTTTGCTTGACCCTATTTATGAGCAGCAGGCACTGGATGTTTTAAGAAGTAACTGCTATGTTTACATACATGGGCACAGCGCTGGCGGTACAAATCCATCACTTGTTGAAGCCATGTTTCTGGGTTTGCCGGTAATCGCATACGGAGTAGCTTATAATAAAACCACTACAGAAGGTAAAGCAATGTACTTCAGCACTATGAATGAACTCATCACGCTGATTAAAGGGAAAACCATAAAGGACCTTAAACAGTCCGCGCTTGTAATGAAAGAGATTGCAAACAGGAGATATACCTGGAAACTGATTGCGGATAAATATGAATATATGATTATTGAAGTAATCCGGACTTCTGAGAAAAAGAAATTAACATCCAGTTTTACAACATTACTGAACAAAAAAAGATTGCTTGAACTTGAATTGGGTCATTTGCAGTCCACAGTGCACTTTTATGAAAAAAGATAA
- a CDS encoding glycosyltransferase family 4 protein, producing the protein MKTILLDFVPVILLSIASAILFFPAMIKLSPYLGLVDKPNNRKVHTSPVPAIGGFVIVLCLLMPALFSGILWSFIITHKMIYITLIILMVTGLLDDRWDLPVKLRLIVQLGCAIVIALAGIRLTSLYGFMGIHELPESAQYFLTVLIIMGVVNAFNLIDGIDGLVGSLGIINILVLIVMSIVSHHEEWLLLLLPLAAALSVFLKYNWKPAKVFMGDSGSLTIGFIVSTSGIYFIQSAQSETLHLAPVFIVLITACCMVPVLDSIRVYLTRMWKGKSAFSADKTHLHHLLIHHHLMHSNATTKIIRLQLVLILFSTAAICLFSIAWVIISQVFIVIIYIYTLQLMTHFYRWYRFIKKMEIAN; encoded by the coding sequence ATGAAAACTATCCTTTTAGATTTTGTCCCGGTTATTTTGCTATCTATTGCCTCAGCAATCTTATTCTTTCCGGCTATGATTAAATTGAGCCCATATCTTGGTCTGGTTGACAAACCTAATAACAGGAAGGTGCACACCAGTCCTGTTCCTGCAATAGGTGGATTTGTTATTGTACTTTGCCTGCTTATGCCTGCGTTATTTTCCGGGATATTATGGTCCTTCATCATCACGCATAAGATGATATACATTACACTGATTATACTTATGGTTACTGGCCTTTTAGATGACCGCTGGGACTTGCCAGTTAAACTCCGCTTAATTGTGCAGCTGGGTTGTGCAATTGTAATTGCTCTGGCAGGGATAAGACTGACATCACTTTATGGATTTATGGGAATACATGAGCTACCGGAATCAGCCCAATATTTTTTAACTGTACTGATCATTATGGGTGTGGTCAATGCTTTTAACCTTATTGATGGCATTGACGGGTTAGTGGGAAGTTTAGGGATAATTAATATACTGGTACTTATTGTAATGAGTATAGTATCCCATCACGAAGAATGGCTGCTGCTTTTATTGCCACTTGCTGCCGCATTATCGGTATTCTTAAAATATAACTGGAAACCTGCCAAAGTATTTATGGGTGACAGCGGGTCATTAACAATCGGATTTATCGTTTCAACATCAGGGATTTATTTCATACAATCTGCGCAATCAGAAACACTTCACCTGGCTCCTGTTTTTATTGTGCTGATCACCGCCTGCTGCATGGTTCCGGTATTAGATTCAATAAGGGTCTATCTGACCAGAATGTGGAAAGGAAAATCTGCATTTTCTGCCGATAAAACACACCTTCACCACCTGTTGATTCATCACCACCTCATGCATTCCAATGCGACTACAAAAATCATAAGACTTCAGCTCGTCCTCATCCTGTTCTCAACTGCTGCAATTTGTTTATTCAGCATCGCCTGGGTCATTATAAGTCAGGTCTTTATAGTCATCATTTATATTTACACCTTACAATTAATGACTCATTTTTACCGTTGGTACCGTTTCATAAAAAAAATGGAAATTGCCAATTAA
- a CDS encoding sigma-54-dependent transcriptional regulator has translation MENYRIFVVEDDPWYGEILDYHLSLNPDYQVTRFLTGEDCIKNLHLNPDLISIDFSLPDTTGDKFYKNIRRILPDVPVIVISSQENITTAVDLLKMGVSDYLVKDESTKDLLWNSIIRIRENQSLKKEVQYLREELGQKFSFEKTIIGQSTAIKNIFGLMEKATKTNINISITGETGTGKEVVAKAIHYNSLRSKRKFVAVNMAAIPRELVESELFGYEKGAFTGANARKAGKFEEADGGTIFLDEIAELDLNVQSKILRVIQEREVTRVGGNETIKFDARLIIATHKNLAEEVKKGNFREDLYYRIMGLPIELPPLRFRDNDVLILAKYFIDEFSTANKLGNINMSNSAKDKLLKYTYPGNVRELKAIIDLAVVMCSQNEIKPEDITFNTIRRDDILITEEKTLKDHNQDIIRFYLKKYNHDVIVTAKVLDIGKSTIYNMIKAGELE, from the coding sequence ATGGAAAATTATCGAATTTTCGTCGTGGAAGATGATCCCTGGTATGGAGAAATCCTGGATTATCATCTCTCTCTCAATCCGGACTATCAGGTGACCAGATTTTTAACGGGAGAAGATTGTATTAAAAACTTACATCTAAACCCGGATTTGATTAGTATTGACTTTTCTTTGCCCGATACTACCGGAGATAAATTTTATAAAAATATACGTAGAATTCTGCCAGATGTCCCTGTCATCGTGATCAGTTCGCAGGAAAATATTACTACAGCTGTTGATCTTCTTAAAATGGGTGTTTCAGATTACCTGGTAAAAGATGAATCTACCAAAGATCTGTTATGGAACAGTATTATCAGGATCCGTGAAAATCAATCTTTGAAAAAAGAGGTACAATACCTGAGGGAAGAACTGGGGCAAAAATTTTCATTTGAAAAAACTATTATCGGTCAAAGTACTGCCATCAAAAACATATTTGGTTTAATGGAAAAGGCGACCAAAACAAATATCAATATTTCCATTACCGGAGAAACAGGCACTGGAAAAGAAGTCGTTGCAAAAGCAATCCATTATAACAGCCTTCGGAGTAAGAGAAAATTTGTTGCCGTTAATATGGCAGCCATACCCCGGGAGCTTGTAGAGAGTGAATTGTTTGGCTATGAGAAAGGTGCTTTTACCGGGGCGAATGCCCGTAAAGCGGGTAAATTCGAAGAAGCAGATGGCGGAACGATCTTCCTTGACGAAATCGCAGAACTTGACCTGAATGTGCAAAGTAAAATATTAAGGGTAATTCAGGAAAGAGAAGTTACACGTGTTGGAGGAAATGAAACGATTAAATTTGATGCCCGTCTGATCATTGCCACACATAAAAATTTAGCAGAGGAAGTAAAGAAAGGAAATTTTCGTGAGGATCTTTATTATCGGATCATGGGTTTGCCAATAGAGCTACCTCCATTGAGATTCCGTGATAATGACGTGTTGATTCTGGCTAAATATTTTATCGATGAATTTTCAACAGCCAACAAATTGGGTAATATTAATATGTCAAATTCTGCAAAGGACAAATTACTAAAATATACTTATCCTGGAAATGTGCGGGAACTTAAAGCAATTATTGACCTTGCTGTAGTTATGTGCAGTCAAAATGAAATCAAACCGGAAGATATCACATTTAATACCATACGCAGAGATGATATTTTAATTACCGAAGAAAAAACTTTAAAAGATCATAACCAGGATATTATACGTTTTTATTTAAAAAAATATAACCACGATGTGATCGTTACAGCAAAAGTTCTGGACATTGGCAAAAGCACTATTTATAATATGATTAAAGCGGGAGAACTGGAATAA